In one window of Pseudomonas putida DNA:
- a CDS encoding sugar ABC transporter substrate-binding protein encodes MKLPFPGRLLAIAILSSLSLAIPLSQAHAEDKPKVALVMKSLANEFFRTMEDGAKAYQKEHPNDFELVANGIKDETDTGNQIRIVEQMIATGAKALVIAPADSKALVPVIKKAMDAGITVVNIDNRLDPEVLKSKGISVPFVGPDNRKGARLVGDYLVKEKLKAGDQVGIIEGVPTTTNAQQRTAGFKDAMEAAQMKIVSVQSGNWEIDKGNAVAASMLNEYPDLKALLAGNDSMALGAVSAVRAAGKTGQVQVVGYDNINAIKPMLKDGRVLATLDQAASQQAVFGIQAALKMVKGEKPDVDADNVIQTPVELITK; translated from the coding sequence ATGAAGCTGCCGTTCCCAGGTCGTCTGCTGGCTATTGCCATTCTCTCCTCCCTGTCTCTCGCCATCCCGCTGTCCCAGGCCCATGCCGAGGACAAGCCCAAGGTCGCGCTGGTCATGAAGTCGCTGGCCAACGAGTTCTTCCGCACCATGGAGGATGGCGCCAAGGCCTACCAGAAAGAACATCCCAACGATTTTGAACTTGTCGCCAACGGCATCAAGGACGAAACCGACACCGGCAACCAGATCCGTATCGTCGAGCAGATGATCGCCACCGGCGCCAAGGCCCTGGTCATCGCTCCGGCCGACTCCAAGGCTTTGGTGCCTGTGATCAAGAAAGCCATGGACGCGGGCATCACCGTGGTCAACATCGACAACCGCCTCGACCCCGAAGTGCTCAAGAGCAAAGGTATCAGCGTGCCGTTCGTTGGCCCCGACAACCGCAAGGGCGCGCGTCTGGTTGGCGATTACCTGGTGAAAGAGAAGCTCAAGGCCGGCGATCAGGTTGGCATCATCGAAGGTGTGCCGACCACCACCAACGCCCAGCAGCGCACCGCGGGCTTCAAGGATGCGATGGAGGCCGCGCAGATGAAGATCGTCTCGGTGCAGTCTGGCAACTGGGAAATCGACAAGGGCAACGCCGTTGCCGCCTCGATGCTCAACGAATACCCCGATCTCAAGGCGCTGCTGGCGGGTAACGACAGCATGGCCCTGGGCGCGGTCTCGGCTGTGCGTGCTGCCGGCAAGACCGGCCAGGTACAGGTGGTCGGCTACGACAACATCAACGCCATCAAGCCGATGCTCAAGGACGGCCGTGTGCTCGCCACGCTCGACCAGGCAGCCAGTCAGCAGGCCGTGTTCGGTATCCAGGCGGCGCTTAAGATGGTCAAGGGCGAGAAGCCTGATGTCGATGCCGACAATGTCATCCAGACACCGGTAGAACTGATCACCAAGTGA
- a CDS encoding asparaginase, which yields MNTALKTFAPGALALLLALPMTVSAKEAEQQQKLANVVILATGGTIAGAGASAANSATYQAAKLGIDKLIAGVPELADIANVRGEQVMQIASESISNDDLLKLAKRVAELADSKDVDGIVITHGTDTLEETAYFLNLVEKTDKPIVVVGSMRPGTAMSADGMLNLYNAVAVAGDKQSRGKGVLVTMNDEIQSGRDVSKSVNIKTEAFKSAWGPMGMVVEGKSYWFRLPAKRHTSNSEFDIKQISSLPQVDIAYGYGNVTDTAYKALAQGGAKAIIHAGTGNGSVSSRVVPALQELRKEGVQIIRSSHVNQGGFVLRNAEQPDDKNDWVVAHDLNPQKARILAMVAMTKTQDSKELQRIFWEY from the coding sequence ATGAACACCGCACTGAAAACCTTCGCACCGGGCGCCCTCGCCCTGCTGCTTGCACTGCCAATGACCGTTTCCGCCAAGGAAGCAGAACAACAGCAGAAGCTCGCCAATGTGGTCATCCTCGCCACTGGCGGCACCATTGCCGGGGCCGGTGCCAGCGCTGCCAACAGCGCGACCTACCAAGCTGCCAAGCTGGGCATCGACAAGCTGATCGCCGGGGTGCCGGAACTGGCCGACATCGCCAACGTACGTGGCGAACAGGTGATGCAGATCGCCTCCGAAAGCATCAGCAACGACGACCTGCTCAAGCTGGCAAAACGTGTCGCAGAGCTGGCCGACAGCAAGGATGTCGACGGTATCGTCATCACCCACGGCACCGACACCCTCGAAGAGACGGCCTACTTCCTCAATCTGGTCGAGAAGACCGACAAGCCGATCGTGGTCGTCGGCTCGATGCGTCCGGGCACCGCGATGTCTGCCGACGGCATGCTCAACCTGTACAACGCCGTGGCCGTGGCTGGCGACAAGCAGTCGCGTGGCAAGGGCGTACTTGTGACCATGAACGATGAGATCCAGTCCGGTCGTGACGTCAGCAAGTCGGTCAACATCAAGACCGAGGCGTTCAAGAGCGCCTGGGGTCCGATGGGCATGGTCGTGGAAGGCAAATCGTACTGGTTCCGCCTGCCGGCCAAGCGCCACACCAGCAACTCCGAGTTCGACATCAAGCAGATCAGCAGCCTGCCCCAAGTGGACATCGCCTATGGCTACGGCAACGTGACCGATACCGCTTACAAGGCCCTGGCCCAGGGTGGCGCCAAGGCGATCATCCATGCCGGCACCGGCAACGGCTCGGTGTCGTCGCGCGTAGTCCCGGCACTGCAGGAACTGCGCAAGGAAGGCGTGCAGATCATTCGTTCCTCGCACGTCAACCAGGGCGGTTTCGTGCTGCGTAACGCCGAACAGCCGGACGACAAGAATGACTGGGTCGTGGCCCATGACCTGAACCCGCAGAAGGCGCGGATCCTGGCAATGGTCGCCATGACCAAGACCCAGGACAGCAAGGAACTGCAGCGGATCTTCTGGGAATATTGA
- a CDS encoding DUF1654 domain-containing protein, whose amino-acid sequence MASTAAAPSSYEQLGVRIQKIINSPTAQRSRAALIFRLEHESPDDWETLLEEIAENDNVTLAHRDDGGIQIFWTVPKED is encoded by the coding sequence ATGGCTAGCACCGCCGCAGCGCCCAGCAGTTATGAACAACTGGGCGTACGCATCCAGAAGATCATCAACAGCCCCACCGCCCAGCGCAGCCGCGCAGCACTGATCTTCCGCCTGGAGCACGAGTCACCCGACGACTGGGAAACCCTGCTCGAAGAAATCGCCGAGAACGACAACGTCACCCTCGCCCACCGTGACGATGGCGGCATCCAGATCTTCTGGACCGTCCCCAAAGAAGACTGA
- a CDS encoding endonuclease, which produces MKKLLSAVALLLSVATPALANPPATFAEAKVVAKQKIYLDQASSAMGELYCGCKWTWVGKSGGRIDPASCGLQARKQQTRADRTEWEHIVPAWTLGHQRQCWKNGGREHCADDDPVFRAMEADLFNLYPAVGEVNGDRSNFNYGMASGVGQQYGQCKTRVDFNQRAAEPRDEVKGLVARTTFYMFDRYGLNMSRQQQQLLMAWDKQYPVTPWERERDRRIAGIMGQANPFVSGERRWTVGYKTVGDGVVSGVADKPIKATPQPTLAKASMTGTIIGNQNSHVYHLPSGCPGYNQVSAKNQVSFESESQARAAGYRKAGNCR; this is translated from the coding sequence ATGAAAAAACTGCTGTCTGCCGTTGCCCTGCTCTTGTCCGTCGCCACTCCAGCGCTCGCCAACCCTCCCGCCACCTTTGCCGAAGCCAAGGTCGTGGCCAAACAGAAGATCTATCTCGACCAGGCCAGCAGCGCCATGGGTGAGCTCTACTGCGGCTGCAAATGGACCTGGGTGGGCAAGTCCGGCGGGCGCATCGACCCCGCCTCCTGCGGCCTGCAAGCCCGAAAGCAACAGACCCGCGCCGACCGCACCGAGTGGGAACACATCGTGCCGGCTTGGACCCTGGGTCATCAACGTCAATGCTGGAAGAACGGTGGCCGCGAGCACTGCGCCGACGACGACCCGGTATTCCGCGCCATGGAGGCCGACCTGTTCAACCTGTACCCGGCCGTGGGCGAGGTGAATGGCGATCGCAGCAACTTCAACTATGGCATGGCGTCGGGTGTGGGGCAGCAGTACGGCCAGTGCAAGACACGCGTCGATTTCAACCAGCGCGCTGCCGAGCCGCGCGATGAAGTCAAGGGCCTGGTCGCCCGCACCACCTTCTATATGTTCGATCGCTATGGCCTGAACATGTCTCGCCAGCAGCAACAACTACTGATGGCCTGGGACAAGCAGTATCCGGTCACCCCCTGGGAGCGCGAGCGCGACCGTCGCATCGCCGGCATCATGGGGCAAGCCAACCCGTTCGTGAGCGGTGAGCGGCGCTGGACAGTCGGCTACAAGACCGTCGGCGACGGTGTGGTCAGTGGCGTTGCCGACAAACCCATCAAGGCCACACCTCAGCCCACCCTGGCCAAGGCCAGCATGACGGGCACGATCATCGGCAACCAGAACAGCCACGTCTACCATCTGCCCAGCGGCTGCCCTGGCTACAATCAGGTGTCGGCCAAGAACCAGGTGAGCTTCGAGTCCGAGTCGCAAGCCCGGGCGGCCGGTTACCGCAAGGCCGGCAACTGCCGCTGA
- a CDS encoding aldo/keto reductase encodes MRYTPFGKTGLQLSQLALGTGNFGTAWGHGADPDACKAMFDTYLEAGGNLVDTADIYQFGESETHLGRLLAGRRDEVVLSTKFTQGASPTAGVLATGNSRKAMVTSLEASLKRLNTDRVDLYWAHFPDHVTPTEELLRGLEDLSRSGKVLYVGLSNFPAWRVAHAATYAQLARAVPIAAAQFEHSLVRRECELDLLPTCRALGLGMMTFSPLGGGMLTGKYRQGEAGRAQGLGGKVFQAENSPQRSAILDALLGVAQEHGVPADQVAIAWAASHDTLPLIGPRSLAQLQSNLAGLEVKLSSEQLQRLDDVSQLVSLPVERTARIPVA; translated from the coding sequence ATGCGCTACACACCCTTTGGCAAGACCGGATTACAACTGTCCCAGCTGGCATTGGGTACAGGCAACTTTGGCACCGCCTGGGGTCATGGCGCCGACCCCGATGCATGCAAGGCGATGTTTGACACCTATCTTGAGGCTGGCGGTAATCTCGTCGATACGGCGGACATCTATCAGTTCGGTGAGTCTGAAACGCATCTGGGGCGCTTGCTGGCAGGGCGCCGCGATGAGGTGGTGCTGTCGACCAAGTTCACCCAGGGCGCCTCGCCCACTGCGGGCGTGCTGGCCACCGGCAATAGCCGCAAAGCCATGGTCACGTCTTTGGAGGCCAGTCTCAAGCGTTTGAACACGGACCGTGTCGATCTGTACTGGGCTCACTTCCCCGATCATGTGACCCCGACCGAAGAGCTGCTGCGTGGTCTGGAAGACCTCTCGCGATCAGGCAAGGTGCTGTATGTCGGCCTGTCCAACTTCCCTGCCTGGCGTGTGGCCCATGCGGCCACCTATGCCCAGCTTGCTCGCGCCGTGCCTATTGCTGCTGCACAGTTCGAACACAGCCTGGTGCGTCGCGAATGCGAGCTGGACCTGCTGCCGACCTGTCGAGCATTGGGGTTGGGCATGATGACTTTCTCGCCCTTGGGCGGCGGCATGCTGACCGGCAAGTACCGCCAGGGCGAGGCCGGGCGAGCCCAGGGCCTGGGCGGCAAGGTGTTCCAGGCAGAGAATTCGCCGCAGCGCAGCGCGATCCTCGATGCGCTGCTAGGTGTGGCGCAGGAGCATGGCGTACCGGCAGATCAGGTGGCGATCGCCTGGGCCGCCAGTCACGACACATTGCCGCTGATAGGGCCGCGCTCGCTGGCGCAGTTGCAATCGAACCTGGCGGGGCTTGAGGTGAAGCTCAGCAGCGAGCAGTTGCAGCGCCTGGATGACGTCAGCCAGCTCGTGTCGCTGCCCGTCGAGCGGACTGCTCGCATTCCGGTGGCATGA
- a CDS encoding MarR family winged helix-turn-helix transcriptional regulator, with protein MNTSIKPSGCTNLKLRQLTRMVTRHYDQHLAAIGLKNTQYALLSHVLRLGPLRPGELAKAMQMEPSTLTRNMQPLVAQGWLTISAGGDARSRAVQITEAGIEKREEGSQAWQAAQDSLQDALGLERISALHVLMDACMTTLNDPEAEAADSL; from the coding sequence ATGAACACATCAATCAAGCCCTCCGGCTGCACAAACCTCAAACTGCGCCAATTGACGCGCATGGTCACCCGCCACTACGACCAGCACTTGGCTGCCATAGGCCTGAAGAACACCCAGTACGCCCTGCTTTCCCATGTGCTGCGGCTCGGCCCGTTGCGTCCAGGTGAGTTGGCCAAGGCCATGCAGATGGAACCTTCGACCCTGACGCGCAACATGCAACCGCTGGTAGCTCAGGGCTGGCTGACCATTTCGGCGGGCGGCGATGCGCGCAGCCGTGCGGTGCAGATCACCGAGGCCGGGATAGAAAAACGCGAGGAAGGCAGTCAGGCGTGGCAGGCGGCCCAAGACTCATTGCAGGACGCGCTGGGGCTTGAGCGCATCAGCGCGCTGCATGTACTGATGGATGCGTGCATGACCACGCTCAATGACCCGGAGGCTGAAGCAGCTGACTCCCTGTAG
- a CDS encoding SPOR domain-containing protein, which yields MRKLAVVLAVLALAGCENEVEGVHNQVAEHLHNPKTAKFANVRIDTQGSICGQVRGKDDAGQYEAYRSYVAIKHDGQYEILVDDSGNNLRIREICGGAELQRRADALAGEPAPEGWDVEVVQGPNMGALTDMTARLIEKGIPSWVEYRDGKPVVLMGPFPTKDEADARKADVMARLGTDSIVIQHGVKR from the coding sequence GTGCGCAAACTGGCAGTGGTATTGGCAGTGCTGGCCCTGGCTGGCTGTGAGAACGAGGTCGAGGGCGTGCACAACCAGGTGGCCGAACACCTGCACAATCCCAAGACGGCCAAGTTCGCCAACGTGCGGATCGACACTCAGGGTTCGATCTGCGGCCAGGTCCGCGGCAAGGATGACGCCGGCCAGTACGAAGCCTATCGCAGCTATGTGGCGATCAAGCACGATGGCCAGTACGAGATCCTGGTCGACGATAGCGGCAACAATCTGCGCATCCGTGAGATCTGCGGCGGTGCCGAGCTGCAGCGCCGTGCCGATGCCCTGGCTGGCGAACCGGCGCCGGAAGGCTGGGATGTCGAAGTCGTGCAGGGGCCCAATATGGGGGCACTCACCGACATGACCGCGCGCCTGATCGAAAAAGGCATCCCTTCCTGGGTCGAATACCGCGACGGCAAGCCTGTCGTGCTGATGGGGCCTTTCCCCACCAAGGACGAGGCCGATGCGCGCAAGGCCGACGTCATGGCACGCCTGGGCACGGATTCGATCGTCATTCAGCACGGCGTCAAGCGCTGA